In Desulfofundulus kuznetsovii DSM 6115, the following are encoded in one genomic region:
- a CDS encoding IS1634 family transposase, translating to MFFRKVTSRSGGKEYTYLKLIENYREGNKVKQRVIANLGNLENLTPEKVEGLIDGLARICGVSRRPASIEAKKVLRYGEVLAIHRIWEMLDVGGAVEAAFSGERYDPDTALLLELMAINQIINPPNKQAISEWYRCLYFPEAQGKEFLDHHFYRALDSVAGVKERLEEELFQRLCAFTRVSREVAFCLLTTATVEPAPRSDLEHSPYGRYILQSPLEEQLVYLGILVSREGMPFGHRILHEVPDEGDFREIVHHLEAAHGTRQCIFVGDRRLVATPHLEVLMSHGYHYLVRRKVQSEWELRLCERELVENRAEFIEVDESLWYREVVEGGVRYLVCYSPAAAREKMIALAERLDEVEEELRKLQKAVAPENRSGRRTLPRGAAILKDKYCRRYFDWHYSEATGELTWRRKEDVITREKKTAGAFLLETNAPLLDGRELLLAYTRLGQLGESFEEIRSFETRPKEFYRERNLSASIFVCVLAAMLEKTLEGLLRRAGIPLTSRQALELLEEVKVAINRVDDVELKSVTSIEKTQEEILQAIGVPDPRAVVV from the coding sequence ATGTTTTTCCGAAAAGTTACCAGCCGCAGCGGGGGGAAAGAATACACCTACCTGAAACTCATTGAAAACTACCGGGAAGGGAACAAGGTAAAACAGAGGGTGATCGCCAACCTGGGCAACCTGGAGAACCTGACGCCGGAAAAGGTGGAGGGGCTGATCGACGGCCTGGCCCGGATATGTGGTGTTTCCCGGCGGCCGGCCAGCATCGAGGCGAAAAAGGTTCTGCGCTACGGCGAGGTCCTGGCCATCCACCGGATCTGGGAGATGCTGGACGTGGGGGGAGCCGTGGAGGCCGCTTTTTCCGGTGAAAGGTACGACCCGGACACCGCCCTGCTCCTGGAACTCATGGCCATAAACCAGATCATCAATCCCCCAAATAAACAGGCCATTAGCGAGTGGTACCGGTGCCTTTACTTTCCCGAGGCCCAGGGCAAAGAATTTTTGGATCACCACTTTTACCGGGCGCTGGACAGTGTGGCCGGCGTGAAAGAAAGGCTGGAGGAGGAACTTTTTCAGAGGTTGTGCGCCTTTACCCGCGTCAGCCGGGAGGTTGCTTTTTGCCTGCTGACCACGGCAACCGTTGAGCCGGCTCCCCGCAGCGACCTTGAACATTCGCCCTATGGCCGGTACATTTTACAATCACCCCTGGAGGAGCAGCTCGTTTACCTGGGGATTCTGGTCAGCCGTGAGGGTATGCCCTTTGGGCACCGCATCCTGCACGAGGTGCCCGATGAGGGGGACTTCCGGGAAATTGTACACCACCTGGAGGCCGCGCACGGTACCCGGCAGTGTATCTTTGTAGGTGACCGCCGCCTGGTGGCCACCCCTCACCTGGAGGTTTTGATGTCCCACGGCTACCATTACCTGGTACGCCGTAAGGTTCAGTCGGAATGGGAGTTAAGGTTGTGTGAGCGGGAACTGGTGGAGAACCGGGCGGAGTTTATAGAAGTGGATGAGTCTCTCTGGTACAGGGAAGTCGTGGAAGGGGGGGTGCGGTACCTGGTGTGCTACAGCCCGGCGGCGGCAAGGGAAAAGATGATTGCCCTTGCAGAACGCCTGGATGAGGTGGAGGAGGAATTGCGGAAACTTCAAAAAGCGGTCGCCCCGGAAAACCGTTCGGGCAGGAGGACCCTTCCCAGGGGTGCCGCCATCCTGAAGGATAAATACTGCCGCCGTTATTTTGACTGGCATTACAGCGAGGCCACCGGGGAGCTGACCTGGCGCCGCAAGGAAGACGTGATCACCCGGGAGAAGAAAACGGCGGGGGCTTTCCTCCTGGAAACCAACGCCCCCCTGTTGGACGGCAGGGAATTGTTGCTGGCTTACACCCGCCTGGGCCAGCTGGGGGAATCCTTTGAGGAAATCAGGAGTTTTGAGACCAGGCCGAAAGAGTTTTACCGCGAGCGCAACCTTTCCGCCAGCATCTTCGTATGCGTACTGGCGGCCATGCTGGAAAAGACCCTGGAAGGGTTGCTCAGGCGGGCGGGGATACCTCTTACCTCCCGTCAGGCCCTGGAACTGCTGGAGGAAGTGAAGGTGGCCATCAACCGGGTGGACGATGTGGAGCTGAAATCGGTGACGAGCATAGAAAAAACCCAGGAAGAAATCCTGCAGGCCATCGGGGTGCCCGACCCCAGGGCGGTTGTGGTTTAG